The Glycine soja cultivar W05 chromosome 8, ASM419377v2, whole genome shotgun sequence genome has a window encoding:
- the LOC114422621 gene encoding protection of telomeres protein 1b-like isoform X2, which translates to MPLRTRRAILFVTSAKKTTMRLWKDGRQSRPGVHLESRYLCCCMRIIDETNHQIAMAVNIFEENVERLPRVAAVGDVIVLCCVEVKSFKGEVNATFDKRFSSFGLYKGKDGDDLDPYHVSSYFHHIREDESLIVKLRKWLMNFQPHEDSCNFPMLREIKEETSVNLACKILHFCEAAKDEWIIFAWDGTNTPPNVICSKLEEEINSPLPLQLEPLPLSREVLCTLPVVGSILRMTFDADLVKSHLHLFLY; encoded by the exons ATGCCCTTGAGAACAAGAAGGGCGATTTTATTCGTGACTTCAGCGAA GAAGACTACAATGAGATTGTGGAAAGATGGAAGGCAAAGCAGACCAGGGGTGCATCTAGAGAGCAGAT ATTTATGTTGTTGCATGAGAATAATTGATGAAACAAATCACCAAATCGCCATGGCTGTTAACATTTTTGAGGAAAATGTAGAAAGACTTCCCCGTGTTGCTGCTGTTGGGGATGTAATTGTGCTTTGTTGTGTTGAG GTAAAATCATTTAAAGGGGAAGTAAATGCTACTTTCGATAAGagattttcatcttttggttTATATAAAGGCAAAGATGGTGATGATTTGGATCCTTATCatgtttcttcttattttcaccACATACGTGAAGATGAGAGCTTAATAGTTAAGCTTAGAAAATGGCTGATGAATTTTCAGCCTCACGAAG ATTCATGTAATTTCCCCATGTTAAGAGAAATCAAGGAAGAAACTTCTGTTAATTTGGCATGCAAG ATCCTTCATTTTTGTGAGGCTGCTAAAGATGAGTGGATTATATTTGCTTGGGATGGTACTAACACTCCACCAAATGTCATATGTTCAAA GCTTGAAGAAGAAATTAACTCTCCACTTCCTCTACAACTAGAACCCTTGCCTTTGTCAAGAGAGGTTTTATGTACTTTGCCCGTTGTTGGATCCATCTTGAGGATGACATTTGATGCAGACCTTGTGAAAAGTCATTTACACCTTTTTTTGTACTGA
- the LOC114422621 gene encoding protection of telomeres protein 1b-like isoform X1 has product MSRRKRKGAREGYDFMQIRDLSRSVGQRAKLIGVILDLGFPRKSKGTDLCCCMRIIDETNHQIAMAVNIFEENVERLPRVAAVGDVIVLCCVEVKSFKGEVNATFDKRFSSFGLYKGKDGDDLDPYHVSSYFHHIREDESLIVKLRKWLMNFQPHEDSCNFPMLREIKEETSVNLACKILHFCEAAKDEWIIFAWDGTNTPPNVICSKLEEEINSPLPLQLEPLPLSREVLCTLPVVGSILRMTFDADLVKSHLHLFLY; this is encoded by the exons ATGAGTAGGAGAAAGAGAAAGGGCGCGCGGGAAGGTTACGACTTTATGCAAATACGAGATCTTAGTAGATCTGTGGGCCAGAGAGCCAAGTTGATTGGCGTTATTCTTGACTTGGGCTTTCCAAGGAAATCCAAGGGCactg ATTTATGTTGTTGCATGAGAATAATTGATGAAACAAATCACCAAATCGCCATGGCTGTTAACATTTTTGAGGAAAATGTAGAAAGACTTCCCCGTGTTGCTGCTGTTGGGGATGTAATTGTGCTTTGTTGTGTTGAG GTAAAATCATTTAAAGGGGAAGTAAATGCTACTTTCGATAAGagattttcatcttttggttTATATAAAGGCAAAGATGGTGATGATTTGGATCCTTATCatgtttcttcttattttcaccACATACGTGAAGATGAGAGCTTAATAGTTAAGCTTAGAAAATGGCTGATGAATTTTCAGCCTCACGAAG ATTCATGTAATTTCCCCATGTTAAGAGAAATCAAGGAAGAAACTTCTGTTAATTTGGCATGCAAG ATCCTTCATTTTTGTGAGGCTGCTAAAGATGAGTGGATTATATTTGCTTGGGATGGTACTAACACTCCACCAAATGTCATATGTTCAAA GCTTGAAGAAGAAATTAACTCTCCACTTCCTCTACAACTAGAACCCTTGCCTTTGTCAAGAGAGGTTTTATGTACTTTGCCCGTTGTTGGATCCATCTTGAGGATGACATTTGATGCAGACCTTGTGAAAAGTCATTTACACCTTTTTTTGTACTGA
- the LOC114422621 gene encoding protection of telomeres protein 1b-like isoform X3: protein MAAIYFLGSRLMSFFVKVCSEPASLTIFIFLKYYLCCCMRIIDETNHQIAMAVNIFEENVERLPRVAAVGDVIVLCCVEVKSFKGEVNATFDKRFSSFGLYKGKDGDDLDPYHVSSYFHHIREDESLIVKLRKWLMNFQPHEDSCNFPMLREIKEETSVNLACKILHFCEAAKDEWIIFAWDGTNTPPNVICSKLEEEINSPLPLQLEPLPLSREVLCTLPVVGSILRMTFDADLVKSHLHLFLY, encoded by the exons ATGGCTGCCATTTACTTTCTTGGTAGTAGATTGATGAGCTTTTTCGTGAAAGTGTGTTCTGAGCCAGCGTCACtcactattttcatttttttaaaatatt ATTTATGTTGTTGCATGAGAATAATTGATGAAACAAATCACCAAATCGCCATGGCTGTTAACATTTTTGAGGAAAATGTAGAAAGACTTCCCCGTGTTGCTGCTGTTGGGGATGTAATTGTGCTTTGTTGTGTTGAG GTAAAATCATTTAAAGGGGAAGTAAATGCTACTTTCGATAAGagattttcatcttttggttTATATAAAGGCAAAGATGGTGATGATTTGGATCCTTATCatgtttcttcttattttcaccACATACGTGAAGATGAGAGCTTAATAGTTAAGCTTAGAAAATGGCTGATGAATTTTCAGCCTCACGAAG ATTCATGTAATTTCCCCATGTTAAGAGAAATCAAGGAAGAAACTTCTGTTAATTTGGCATGCAAG ATCCTTCATTTTTGTGAGGCTGCTAAAGATGAGTGGATTATATTTGCTTGGGATGGTACTAACACTCCACCAAATGTCATATGTTCAAA GCTTGAAGAAGAAATTAACTCTCCACTTCCTCTACAACTAGAACCCTTGCCTTTGTCAAGAGAGGTTTTATGTACTTTGCCCGTTGTTGGATCCATCTTGAGGATGACATTTGATGCAGACCTTGTGAAAAGTCATTTACACCTTTTTTTGTACTGA
- the LOC114422622 gene encoding protection of telomeres protein 1b-like, with product MTFDADLVKSHLHLLNVDKWVKFMNMRLKVADGLWLGVFTPQSKLQYTPNEDGLIVERQRLSEEWLFPKPSFITEEVNQDHAIPVTLMTVLTHSEVTAKFKCVVRVVAATPCQAENLLSSTGEYRMRLTLEDSTARIHAFVTAKDGEVLFDGYPDIDELTRKLNILLGVNEVKDAPRNPPWVCVCLKSFCVSKTDVWSSRTFKIFDTKIVGDT from the exons ATGACATTTGATGCAGACCTTGTGAAAAGTCATTTACACCTTTTAAATGTTGATAAATGGGTCAAGTTTATGAATATGCGTCTTAAGGTGGCTGATGGACTATGGCTCGGCGTTTTTACCCCTCAATCAAAACTTCAATATACACCAAATGAGGACGGTCTGATTGTTGAACGTCAAAG GTTGTCTGAAGAGTGGCTATTCCCTAAGCCTTCATTTATTACAG AAGAAGTTAATCAAGATCATGCTATCCCTGTTACTTTAATGACTGTCCTCACTCATTCAGAG GTGACTGCTAAATTCAAGTGTGTTGTTCGAGTGGTAGCAGCAACGCCATGCCAAGCTGAAAATCTGTTATCTAGTACTGGGGAATATAGAATGCGGCTTACACTAGAGGATTCAACAGCTAGAATTCATGCTTTTGTAACTGCCAAGGATGGG GAGGTTCTTTTTGATGGTTATCCGGACATTGATGAGTTGACAAGGAAGCTAAACATATTACTTGGAGTAAATGAGGTAAAGGATGCTCCAAGAAATCCACCATGGGTTTGTGTTTGTCTCAAGTCATTTTGTGTCTCCAAAACTGATGTATGGAGCAGTAGAACCTTTAAAATATTTGACACCAAAATAGTGGGAGATACATGA
- the LOC114421289 gene encoding ERAD-associated E3 ubiquitin-protein ligase component HRD3A-like: MNFNGINSRSLLPGQSDPQSETENNWAGPNFTKKDELSKVTWQIPSGAENVASEVEDYNCNNTPSIAFPILFAIPIVVIRTTQHNTMAGPNPIPKWLFLSLTLILSLSVSVGARHFVLVLSQEDYKDDPPADPDSAAEWDEFGDGDSHKSEDDLDPGSWRPIFEPPAGDPQPLPESDAAYHSAVHKLMSGDPDLIQDGAAEIGALAETGHPASQSVLGFLWGMGLLRERSKGKAFLYHHFAAEGGNMQSKMALAYSYTRQDMFDKGVNLYGELAEVAVNSFLISKESPVIEAVRLHNGAEENKEALRKSKGEEDEDFQILEYQAQKGNAAAMYKVGLFYYFGLRGLRRDHSKALWWFLKAVDKGEPRSMELLGEIYARGAGVERNYTKAFEWLTLASRHHLYSAYNGMGYLYVKGYGVDQKNYTKAKEYFEKAADNDEVGGHYNLGVMYLKGIGVNRDVKLACKFFVFAANHGQPKAFYQLAKIFHTGLGFKKNIPLATALYKLVAERGPWSSLSRWALESYLKGDVGKAFMLYSRMAEMGYEVAQSNAAWILDKYGERSMCMGESGFCTDAERHQRAHSLWWQASEQGNEHAALLIGDAYYYGRGTARDYERAAEAYMHAKSQLNAQAMFNLGYMHEHGQGLPYDLHLAKRYYDEALEHDSAAKLPVTLALSSLWVRKNYADSFMVQVIDSLPELYPKLEAWVENVLLEEGNATILTLFVCLLTVLYLRERQRRQAAVAAGEVAQPNRPNELGAPM, encoded by the exons ATGAATTTCAATGGGATCAATAGCAGATCCCTACTCCCTGGGCAAAGTGATCCGCAATCTGAAACTGAAAACAATTGGGCTGGCCCAAATTTCACAAAGAAAGATGAGTTAAGCAAGGTGACATGGCAAATTCCTAGTGGAGCCGAAAACGTGGCAAGCGAAGTTGAAGATTATAATTGCAATAATACCCCTAGCATTGCATTTCCCATTCTGTTCGCGATTCCGATTGTTGTGATCCGTACAACACAGCACAACACCATGGCTGGCCCCAACCCCATCCCCAAGTGGTTGTTTCTCTCTCTGACTCTGATCCTCAGTCTCTCTGTCTCCGTCGGCGCCCGCCACTTCGTCCTCGTCCTCTCCCAGGAAGACTACAAGGACGACCCCCCCGCCGATCCCGACTCCGCCGCCGAGTGGGACGAGTTCGGCGACGGAGACTCCCACAAATCCGAGGACGACCTCGACCCCGGCTCATGGCGCCCCATCTTCGAGCCCCCCGCCGGAGATCCCCAACCCCTCCCCGAATCCGACGCCGCCTACCACTCCGCCGTCCACAAGCTCATGTCCGGCGACCCCGACCTGATCCAGGACGGCGCCGCCGAGATCGGCGCCTTGGCCGAGACCGGGCACCCCGCGTCTCAATCGGTGCTAGGGTTTTTGTGGGGAATGGGGCTTTTGAGGGAGCGAAGCAAGGGGAAGGCCTTTCTGTACCACCACTTTGCCGCGGAGGGTGGCAACATGCAATCGAAGATGGCATTGGCATACAGCTACACGAGGCAGGACATGTTCGACAAAGGTGTAAATCTGTATGGCGAATTAGCCGAAGTGGCCGTGAACAGCTTTCTGATATCGAAGGAGTCTCCTGTGATTGAGGCGGTTAGGCTTCACAACGGGGCAGAGGAGAACAAGGAGGCTCTTAGAAAATCCAAGGGTGAAGAGGACGAGGACTTTCAGATACTTGAGTACCAGGCCCAGAAAGGGAATGCTGCTGCCATGTACAAAGTTGGTCTCTTTTACTACTTTGGCCTCAGGGGTTTGAGGCGTGACCATTCCAAGGCCCTCTGGTGGTTCCTCAAGGCCGTGGACAAGGGAGAGCCTCGATCCATGGAGCTTCTTGGAGAGATCTATGCGAGAGGAGCAGGTGTGGAGAGAAACTACACCAAGGCCTTCGAGTGGCTCACCCTTGCTTCCAGGCACCACCTCTATTCTGCCTACAATGGGATGGGGTATTTGTACGTCAAAGGCTATGGAGTTGACCAGAAGAACTACACCAAGGCCAAAGAGTATTTTGAGAAGGCTGCTGATAATGACGAGGTTGGCGGCCACTATAACCTTGGCGTCATGTATCTCAAGGGGATTGGAGTCAATAGGGATGTTAAGCTCGCCTGTAAGTTCTTTGTTTTCGCCGCTAACCATGGCCAACCAAAGGCCTTCTACCAGCTCGCTAAGATTTTCCATACTGGTCTTGGCTTCAAGAAGAATATTCCTTTG GCAACTGCACTTTACAAACTAGTTGCAGAGCGGGGTCCATGGAGTTCTTTGTCTAGATGGGCTCTAGAATCAtacttaaaaggtgatgttGGCAAGGCATTTATGTTGTATTCAAGAATGGCTGAGATGGGCTATGAAGTGGCACAAAGTAACGCTGCTTGGATTCTTGACAAATATGGGGAACGCAGCATGTGCATGGGTGAATCTGGATTTTGCACTGATGCAGAAAGGCATCAGCGGGCACATTCTCTGTGGTGGCAAGCTTCTGAGCAGGGTAATGAACATGCTGCTTTACTCATTGGAGATGCATATTACTATGGTCGG GGTACTGCCAGGGATTATGAGCGAGCTGCTGAGGCTTATATGCATGCTAAATCACAATTGAACGCGCAAGCCATGTTCAATCTTGGATACATGCATGAGCATGGCCAAGGACTTCCATATGACCTTCATCTGGCCAAGCGTTACTATGATGAAGCTCTAGAGCATGATTCTGCAGCCAAGTTGCCGGTCACGCTGGCTCTTTCAAGCCTGTGGGTTCGTAAGAACTATGCTGACAGTTTCATG gtacaggtaattgattcattgcctGAACTGTATCCTAAATTAGAAGCTTGGGTGGAGAATGTGCTTTTGGAGGAGGGAAATGCTACAATTCTGACCCTCTTTGTATGCCTCTTAACTGTGCTGTATCTCCGTGAGAGGCAACGAAGGCAAGCTGCTGTTGCAGCTGGAGAGGTGGCTCAGCCAAATCGCCCAAATGAGCTTGGTGCACCCATGTAG
- the LOC114421290 gene encoding ABC transporter I family member 17, protein MSSRLDECLLEVDGYGDGDGKAKPKFLIRNLSRVSEDGVPILKGINLEIPEGVIVGVIGPSGSGKSTFLRALNRLWEPPSASVFLDAQDICHLDVLSLRRNVAMLFQLPALFEGSVADNVRYGPQLRGKKLSDDEVRKLLLMADLDASFMDKSGAELSVGQAQRVALARTLANSPQVLLLDEPTSALDPISTENIEDALVKLNKNQGMTVIMVSHSIKQIQRIAHIVCLLVDGEIVEVLNPHNLSQANHPMAKRFLQLSS, encoded by the exons ATGTCTTCTCGCTTAG ATGAGTGCTTGTTAGAGGTGGATGGGTACGGTGATGGCGATGGAAAGGCGAAACCCAAATTCCTGATAAGGAATCTCAGCAGAGTTTCGGAGGATGGGGTTCCCATCCTCAAAGGCATAAATCTTGAGATCCCAGAGGGTGTGATCGTGGGAGTGATAGGCCCCAGTGGTAGCGGCAAGTCAACGTTCTTGAGGGCCCTTAACCGCCTCTGGGAGCCACCCTCCGCCTCCGTCTTCCTCGACGCCCAAGACATCTGCCATCTCGATGTCCTCTCTCTCCGCCGTAACGTTGCCATGCTCTTTCAGCTCCCGGCCCTCTTTGAAGGCAGCGTTGCGGACAATGTGAGGTACGGACCACAACTCAGAGGGAAAAAGCTAAGCGATGATGAGGTGCGCAAGTTGCTTCTAATGGCCGACCTGGATGCTTCTTTCATGGATAAGTCCGGGGCTGAACTCTCTGTCGGTCAAGCTCAAAGAGTTGCACTTGCTAGGACTTTAGCTAATTCACCACAG gttTTGTTGCTGGATGAGCCAACTAGTGCCTTAGATCCAATATCGACAGAAAACATAGAGGATGCCCTGGTGAAGCTGAACAAGAATCAGGGCATGACAGTCATCATGGTCTCTCATAGCATCAAGCAAATCCAAAGGATCGCTCACATAGTGTGCCTGCTTGTTGATGGTGAAATTGTTGAAGTTCTCAACCCTCATAATCTCTCTCAGGCCAACCATCCCATGGCTAAGAGGTTTCTTCAACTCAGTTCTTAA
- the LOC114422801 gene encoding uncharacterized protein At3g17950-like — MVDPATELVPPPSSPTNSSISSSDLDTESTGSFFHDRSTTLGTLMGVSFPAITFRASDPHPNSATATAAAGGPRRAADSKKKRAIAVAERRRRWWWLCRDGDARPASLGEFLEVERRCGDGAFYGTAAELEGMVMDPQSSHGRALFSDGRVLPPAGVDDDASTAGSLCRRFPVLLTGICSGGAG, encoded by the exons ATGGTAGATCCAGCTACTGAATTGGTGCCACCACCATCTTCACCCACCAATTCATCCATTTCCTCCTCTGATCTTGACACCGAG TCTACGGGATCCTTTTTCCATGACAGAAGCACCACACTGGGCACTCTTATGGGTGTCAGCTTCCCAGCTATTACCTTCAGAGCCTCCGACCCCCATCCAAACTCCGCCACCGCCACCGCTGCTGCCGGAGGCCCTCGTAGGGCTGCGGACTCCAAGAAGAAGAGGGCGATCGCGGTGGCGGAGAGGcggaggaggtggtggtggctgTGCAGGGACGGTGACGCGAGGCCGGCTTCGCTCGGTGAGTTTCTCGAGGTGGAACGGCGCTGCGGGGACGGCGCCTTTTACGGCACGGCGGCGGAACTCGAAGGAATGGTGATGGACCCGCAGAGTAGCCATGGCCGGGCTTTGTTTTCCGACGGGAGGGTTCTTCCGCCGGCTGGCGTTGACGACGATGCGTCGACGGCGGGGAGTCTTTGTCGTAGATTCCCGGTTTTGCTCACCGGGATCTGTAGCGGCGGTGCTGGATAA